A DNA window from Paenibacillus andongensis contains the following coding sequences:
- a CDS encoding ABC transporter ATP-binding protein gives MQKPSTTRRLISYALVYKFRIIGALLILCCAVGAELGGPYITKTIIDQHLSTGIREMAPVLKLLGLYMGLLLIASICNFSQAYLLQSTALQIIKNMRMDLMQHIQRISLRYFDNTPIGQVVSRIANDTEAVRDLFMSFMATFVVSMMQLTGIFVALFILDWHLALFCLVLPPIFALIMVVHLKYSKIFITIMRARLSDMNAMINESIVVMPIIQAFRREKVTLEEFEVLNKDRYVNQLKQFRIFSLSSRNIVGTIGSLVTAMVIWYFGRESLTTVISFGVFYAFIDYLGRIFQPIIGIFDQLTNAQRAFVSADKVFTILDMEGQEVEKTDKVSRPEGVVKFEDVTFAYKAGENVLKHISFEARKGETVALVGHTGSGKSSIMNLLLGFYEPDEGSITIDGRDIRGMSKQALRKHMGIVLQDPFLFAGDIKFNVSLYNEEISLERVKNALSDVGAASFIEQLPNGYDEQVVERGSTLSSGQRQLISFARALAFDPSILILDEATASIDSETEGLIQRALKVVSEGRTTLVIAHRLSTIRDADQILVLHRGEIAERGNHETLMALGGRYAKMYQLQKGESAVVG, from the coding sequence ATGCAGAAACCGTCCACGACGAGAAGGCTGATTTCGTATGCGCTCGTCTATAAGTTCAGAATTATCGGCGCGCTGCTCATTCTATGCTGCGCAGTAGGCGCCGAGCTGGGCGGACCTTATATAACCAAAACCATTATCGATCAGCATTTGTCTACAGGCATACGCGAAATGGCGCCTGTACTTAAGCTGCTTGGTCTATACATGGGCTTGCTCCTCATAGCAAGCATTTGTAATTTTTCGCAAGCCTATTTGCTCCAATCTACGGCTCTGCAAATTATTAAAAACATGCGCATGGATCTAATGCAGCACATTCAGCGCATATCGCTGCGCTATTTCGATAACACGCCGATCGGGCAGGTTGTATCCCGAATTGCGAACGATACCGAGGCGGTCCGCGACTTATTCATGAGCTTCATGGCTACGTTCGTCGTGAGTATGATGCAGCTAACCGGCATTTTCGTAGCTTTATTCATTCTGGATTGGCACCTCGCTCTTTTTTGCTTGGTGCTGCCGCCTATCTTTGCGTTAATCATGGTCGTTCACTTAAAATACTCGAAAATCTTCATCACCATTATGCGTGCGCGGCTGAGTGATATGAACGCGATGATTAATGAATCGATCGTGGTTATGCCCATTATTCAAGCTTTTCGCCGGGAAAAAGTAACGCTTGAGGAATTCGAAGTACTAAACAAGGATCGTTATGTGAATCAGCTGAAGCAGTTCCGCATTTTTTCCTTATCCTCTCGTAATATTGTGGGGACTATCGGCAGCCTGGTGACGGCTATGGTCATTTGGTATTTTGGCCGGGAATCGCTGACGACTGTGATTTCTTTCGGGGTGTTTTATGCTTTCATCGATTATCTGGGGCGGATCTTTCAGCCGATTATCGGGATTTTCGATCAGCTGACGAACGCGCAAAGAGCCTTTGTTTCCGCGGATAAGGTGTTCACCATTCTAGACATGGAAGGTCAAGAGGTAGAGAAGACGGATAAAGTCAGCCGCCCGGAAGGCGTCGTGAAGTTCGAGGACGTAACCTTTGCCTATAAAGCTGGGGAAAACGTGCTGAAGCATATTTCCTTCGAAGCTCGCAAAGGGGAAACCGTAGCCTTGGTCGGTCATACAGGCTCAGGCAAAAGCTCCATCATGAACCTGCTGCTCGGTTTCTATGAACCGGATGAAGGCAGCATCACGATTGATGGACGCGATATCCGGGGGATGTCGAAGCAAGCGCTCCGCAAGCATATGGGCATTGTTTTGCAGGACCCGTTCTTGTTTGCCGGAGATATCAAATTCAATGTGAGCCTGTATAATGAGGAGATTTCACTAGAACGCGTGAAAAATGCGCTAAGTGATGTAGGCGCGGCTTCTTTCATCGAGCAGCTTCCTAACGGTTATGATGAGCAGGTTGTGGAGCGGGGCAGCACCCTCTCGTCTGGCCAAAGACAGCTCATTTCATTCGCGCGGGCGTTGGCCTTCGATCCGTCGATTCTTATCTTGGATGAAGCGACAGCCAGCATCGACAGTGAGACGGAAGGGCTGATCCAGCGAGCGCTGAAGGTGGTCAGTGAAGGGCGCACGACCTTGGTCATCGCGCACAGGCTGTCGACGATCCGTGATGCGGATCAGATTCTCGTGCTGCACCGCGGCGAGATTGCCGAGCGTGGCAATCATGAGACGCTGATGGCGTTGGGTGGCCGATACGCGAAGATGTATCAGCTGCAGAAGGGCGAGTCGGCTGTTGTGGGCTGA
- a CDS encoding ring-cleaving dioxygenase, translated as MTQQQQQTAGIHHITAFVQNAQETVDFYAGILGLRMIKKTINFDAPEVYHLYFGNEMGSPGTIITFFPWAHSRKGRIGGGQVGITTYAVPTGSLSFWEERLTQFDIPFEKTQRFSETYLQFEDRDGLKLEIVEREQGALSQWSFGGVPTDKAIKGFGGAVLYSTAPDKTSQLLEQVMGLQKVGQEGAYARFKSFGDLGNIVDINVTPMAYGAGGAGTVHHIAWRAKDDAEHALWRSHVQSNGYQPTPIVDRQYFNAIYFREEGGILFEIATDPPGFARDEQPEVLGEKLMLPEWFEESREQIERNLPPIQVRVVEAKKQ; from the coding sequence ATGACACAACAACAACAACAAACTGCAGGTATTCACCATATAACAGCTTTCGTTCAAAATGCACAGGAAACCGTAGACTTTTATGCAGGGATTCTAGGACTTCGGATGATCAAAAAAACGATTAACTTCGACGCACCGGAAGTGTACCATCTGTACTTTGGTAATGAAATGGGAAGTCCGGGGACAATCATTACTTTCTTCCCATGGGCGCACTCTCGCAAAGGGCGTATCGGCGGCGGTCAAGTCGGTATCACAACGTATGCTGTGCCTACAGGCAGCCTATCATTCTGGGAAGAGCGTCTAACGCAGTTTGATATTCCTTTTGAAAAAACACAAAGATTCTCAGAAACGTACCTTCAATTCGAAGACCGGGATGGTCTGAAACTTGAAATCGTAGAGCGCGAGCAAGGAGCGCTTAGCCAATGGTCATTCGGCGGCGTTCCAACAGATAAAGCGATCAAAGGCTTCGGCGGCGCTGTTCTCTACAGCACGGCTCCTGACAAAACTTCGCAGCTGCTAGAGCAAGTGATGGGGCTTCAAAAAGTAGGGCAAGAGGGAGCTTACGCTCGATTCAAATCCTTCGGGGATTTGGGGAATATCGTCGATATTAATGTAACCCCGATGGCCTATGGAGCTGGCGGAGCGGGCACCGTCCATCACATTGCATGGCGCGCCAAAGATGATGCTGAGCATGCACTATGGAGAAGCCATGTACAGTCTAATGGGTACCAACCTACGCCGATCGTGGATCGTCAATATTTTAACGCGATCTACTTCCGTGAAGAGGGCGGCATACTCTTTGAGATTGCAACGGATCCTCCGGGCTTTGCACGTGATGAACAGCCAGAGGTGCTAGGTGAGAAACTGATGCTGCCTGAATGGTTCGAAGAGAGCCGTGAGCAAATCGAGCGTAATCTTCCGCCGATTCAAGTACGTGTCGTGGAGGCGAAAAAACAATGA
- a CDS encoding flavin reductase family protein, with protein MRSIDPSSQSERENYKLLIGSIIPRPIAFVTSLSSEGVLNAAPYSYFTIVTANPPMVAISVQRKQGVRKDTSRNAVDTGAFVVHISDESYIDQINQTAAALASNESEVALAGLTPVASDKIAVPGIAEASIRMECVLEQVITLGGTDDAPAADLLIGRVVQFHIAESLYENGHIDPNGLKPVSRLAGSSYAKLGEQFAMDRPI; from the coding sequence GTGAGATCCATTGATCCCTCAAGTCAAAGCGAGCGGGAAAACTATAAGCTATTAATAGGCAGCATAATTCCTAGGCCGATTGCATTTGTTACATCCCTATCCTCGGAGGGTGTGCTCAATGCAGCACCTTATAGTTATTTTACAATTGTGACGGCGAATCCTCCAATGGTCGCTATCTCTGTGCAGAGGAAGCAGGGTGTTCGCAAGGACACTTCGCGAAACGCCGTCGATACTGGAGCTTTCGTCGTTCATATCTCAGACGAATCGTACATTGACCAGATCAATCAAACCGCTGCTGCGCTAGCGTCGAATGAAAGCGAAGTGGCTTTAGCCGGACTTACACCCGTCGCGAGTGACAAGATTGCCGTACCAGGTATCGCCGAAGCGAGTATACGCATGGAATGTGTCCTGGAACAAGTCATAACCCTTGGCGGAACAGATGATGCGCCTGCAGCCGATTTGTTAATCGGTAGAGTCGTACAGTTTCATATCGCTGAGTCCTTGTATGAAAACGGTCATATTGACCCGAATGGACTTAAGCCCGTCAGTCGGCTGGCCGGCAGCTCGTATGCGAAATTGGGCGAACAATTTGCGATGGATCGTCCCATTTGA
- a CDS encoding alpha/beta hydrolase — protein sequence MKHIFQKGTDITAPVLVLFHGTGGTERDLLPLAQAISPTSSVLSVRGNVLENGMPRFFRRLAEGIFDEEDLIFRTKELYDFLDEAAVEHGFDRQNLVAIGYSNGANIAGSLLFHYPDALRGAILHHPMVPLRGIQLPDLSGIPVFIGAGRNDPICSPQETEELQKLLSEAGSTVAVHWEQAGHQLTRSEVEAATTWFKTNLA from the coding sequence ATGAAACATATCTTTCAAAAGGGAACAGATATAACGGCTCCGGTACTCGTGCTCTTTCATGGCACGGGTGGTACCGAACGTGATCTACTGCCGCTGGCTCAGGCGATTTCACCGACATCGTCGGTGCTGAGCGTAAGAGGCAATGTGCTTGAGAATGGGATGCCGCGGTTCTTTCGCCGGTTGGCTGAGGGAATCTTTGATGAGGAGGACCTCATCTTCCGTACCAAGGAATTGTACGATTTCCTCGATGAAGCTGCCGTGGAACACGGCTTTGATCGTCAGAATCTCGTAGCCATCGGCTACTCCAATGGCGCAAACATCGCCGGAAGCCTCTTATTCCACTATCCGGATGCACTGCGAGGCGCGATTCTCCATCACCCAATGGTGCCGCTGCGAGGCATTCAACTGCCGGATCTCTCGGGTATTCCGGTCTTTATCGGAGCGGGTCGGAACGATCCGATCTGCTCCCCACAGGAGACGGAGGAATTACAAAAGCTGCTAAGTGAAGCGGGATCGACGGTTGCCGTTCACTGGGAACAGGCAGGGCATCAGTTGACTCGTTCGGAGGTTGAAGCAGCAACGACTTGGTTTAAGACGAATTTGGCATGA
- a CDS encoding fatty acid desaturase produces the protein MSQQDKGGWRSDIAPYERPHMKHSVWQIINTLGPFFVLWYFAFLSLSVSIWLTFVLDIIAAGFLIRIFIIFHDCCHKSFFKNKLANEIVGTLTGILTFVPYHQWRHTHSVHHASSGNLDRRGVGDIWTLTVDEYMASSPLRRLYYRVYRNPLVMFIVGPIFIFLIDYRFNRKRAGMKERINTYITNVGIVGSIALLCWGMGWQSFLLIQGPMFFFSGMAGIWLFYVQHNYEDSYYEHDGEWDYMKAAMHGSSFYKLPRILHWITGNIGFHHIHHLSPRVPNYYLEKVHNKSAELRKVQTITLKTSLESLKFRIWNEETKKFIQFKDLKPLKTRRIIETLKAKAE, from the coding sequence ATGAGTCAACAAGACAAAGGTGGGTGGCGGTCTGACATCGCGCCTTACGAAAGACCACATATGAAGCATAGCGTGTGGCAAATCATTAATACATTAGGACCCTTTTTTGTACTTTGGTATTTCGCCTTCCTAAGTCTTTCGGTTTCAATCTGGCTTACGTTTGTGCTAGACATTATTGCAGCAGGATTCCTCATTCGAATCTTTATTATTTTCCACGATTGCTGCCACAAGTCTTTTTTCAAAAATAAATTGGCGAATGAAATTGTAGGTACATTAACAGGTATTTTGACGTTTGTCCCTTATCATCAGTGGCGTCATACCCACTCCGTCCATCATGCATCCAGCGGTAATTTGGATCGTAGAGGTGTCGGCGATATCTGGACACTAACGGTTGACGAATATATGGCATCTTCTCCGCTTAGAAGACTCTATTATCGGGTTTACCGAAATCCGTTGGTAATGTTTATTGTTGGACCTATTTTCATCTTTTTGATTGATTACCGTTTTAACCGCAAACGCGCAGGAATGAAGGAACGCATCAATACTTACATCACGAACGTGGGTATCGTTGGAAGCATTGCATTGCTTTGCTGGGGTATGGGGTGGCAGTCCTTTCTTCTGATTCAAGGTCCGATGTTTTTCTTTTCAGGTATGGCTGGTATTTGGCTTTTCTACGTTCAGCACAACTATGAAGACTCGTACTATGAGCATGACGGGGAATGGGATTATATGAAAGCCGCTATGCATGGAAGCTCTTTCTACAAATTGCCTAGAATTCTGCACTGGATTACAGGCAATATCGGCTTTCACCATATTCACCATCTGAGCCCGCGAGTTCCTAATTACTATTTGGAAAAGGTGCATAACAAGAGTGCTGAGCTGCGTAAAGTGCAGACGATTACACTGAAGACAAGCTTAGAATCGCTTAAGTTCCGTATTTGGAACGAGGAAACGAAGAAGTTCATACAGTTCAAAGATCTCAAGCCTTTAAAGACGAGAAGAATAATCGAGACACTCAAAGCTAAGGCGGAGTAA
- a CDS encoding TetR/AcrR family transcriptional regulator, translating into MQVLKDDVKKSIRQAALSEFKKHGYMKASIRHIADAAGITPGNIYRYFKNKEDLFYELIQPVYEQLASYTLEIKNEVDYKLCKETADHLVILRKIDATILQLFKQSSVELTILLNLSEGSRYETVKEELITLVYQILENVFATTKETPAPLEVNEQQSARMLAVTLIEGISLILRDYEDGDTIKVLVDELVYLYSAGISEKIKLQGLC; encoded by the coding sequence ATGCAGGTTTTAAAAGATGACGTAAAAAAGAGTATCCGCCAAGCAGCATTGTCCGAGTTCAAGAAACATGGCTATATGAAAGCTTCTATTCGGCATATTGCAGACGCTGCGGGTATTACACCGGGCAATATTTATCGGTATTTTAAAAACAAAGAAGACCTATTCTATGAACTGATTCAACCGGTCTATGAGCAGCTTGCTTCGTACACCCTGGAGATCAAGAATGAGGTCGATTACAAATTGTGCAAGGAAACTGCCGATCATCTCGTGATATTACGTAAAATTGATGCGACGATTTTGCAGCTTTTTAAGCAATCGAGTGTGGAGCTGACCATCCTCCTTAATCTGAGTGAAGGATCACGCTACGAAACTGTGAAAGAAGAGCTCATTACGCTGGTGTACCAAATCTTGGAGAACGTGTTCGCCACCACGAAGGAAACTCCGGCACCGCTCGAAGTGAATGAGCAGCAATCTGCACGGATGCTAGCTGTTACGCTTATTGAGGGAATAAGCCTTATTTTGCGCGATTATGAGGATGGCGATACGATTAAAGTGCTGGTTGATGAGCTGGTGTACCTGTATTCAGCGGGTATTTCAGAAAAAATAAAGCTTCAAGGGCTGTGTTAA
- a CDS encoding LLM class flavin-dependent oxidoreductase produces the protein MIPISVLDLAPVIAGGTPRDSFHRSVDLARHVEKWGYHRYWLAEHHNMPGIASSATSLVIGYVAMATEKIRVGSGGIMLPNHAPLVIAEQFGTLESMFPGRIDLGLGRAPGSDQPAARALRRGLGSDGQDFPEQLSELRGYLNPALGTGVPGVRAVPGEGLDIPIWLLGSSDFSAQLAGQLGLPFAFASHFAPDYLLAALELYRRQFRPSDALEKPYAMVGVNIIAAETDEEAQHLATSQHQQFLNIVRGRPGMLSPPVDSMESLWSPQEKAYVHKALSFSIVGSKATVREKLAKLQEQTSADEWIIAGQIYDHNARLRSYEIVAEVVKEV, from the coding sequence ATGATACCTATATCTGTTTTAGACTTGGCTCCCGTTATTGCTGGCGGTACGCCAAGAGATTCCTTTCACCGTTCCGTTGATCTAGCCAGACACGTTGAAAAGTGGGGCTACCATAGATATTGGCTCGCCGAACATCATAACATGCCGGGTATTGCCAGCTCCGCCACATCACTCGTCATCGGGTATGTCGCGATGGCTACAGAAAAGATTCGCGTAGGCTCTGGCGGCATTATGCTGCCTAACCACGCACCGCTCGTCATCGCCGAGCAGTTTGGGACATTGGAATCGATGTTTCCGGGACGCATCGATCTTGGTTTAGGGCGCGCGCCTGGCTCCGACCAGCCCGCGGCAAGAGCGCTCCGCCGCGGCCTAGGCAGCGATGGCCAGGACTTCCCGGAGCAGCTGAGCGAGCTCCGGGGCTATCTCAACCCGGCGCTGGGCACGGGTGTGCCAGGCGTGCGCGCCGTGCCGGGCGAAGGGCTGGACATCCCGATCTGGCTGCTCGGATCGAGTGATTTCAGCGCCCAGCTAGCCGGTCAGCTGGGGCTTCCTTTCGCTTTCGCCAGCCACTTCGCTCCGGATTATTTGCTGGCGGCTCTTGAACTGTATCGCCGTCAGTTCCGCCCGTCTGACGCGCTTGAGAAGCCGTACGCGATGGTCGGCGTTAACATTATTGCAGCCGAAACCGATGAGGAAGCCCAGCATCTGGCAACGTCGCAGCACCAGCAATTTCTGAACATCGTGCGCGGCCGTCCTGGCATGCTGAGCCCACCCGTCGACAGCATGGAATCCTTATGGAGTCCACAGGAGAAAGCTTATGTCCACAAAGCCTTAAGCTTCTCCATCGTAGGAAGTAAAGCCACCGTTCGCGAGAAGCTTGCTAAGCTGCAGGAGCAAACTTCAGCCGATGAATGGATCATTGCCGGTCAAATTTATGATCATAATGCTCGTTTGAGGTCCTATGAAATTGTGGCTGAGGTTGTTAAAGAGGTCTAG
- a CDS encoding DoxX family protein — protein sequence MSIALGLLIIRLVVGLSFVAHGAQKLFGWFGGYGPKGTGGWMESIGIKPGVAMAVMAGLMEFVGGALFAAGFGTVLASLLIIMTMVVAIVKVHGKNGYWATSGGYEYNLLLIAIAVGVAFMGAGTYSVDALFN from the coding sequence ATGAGTATCGCATTGGGATTATTAATCATTCGTTTGGTAGTTGGATTAAGCTTTGTGGCGCATGGGGCACAGAAATTATTTGGTTGGTTCGGAGGCTATGGTCCGAAAGGAACGGGCGGCTGGATGGAATCCATCGGCATTAAACCCGGTGTTGCTATGGCGGTTATGGCGGGACTCATGGAGTTCGTAGGCGGTGCATTGTTTGCCGCTGGATTTGGTACAGTTTTAGCTTCATTGCTTATTATCATGACGATGGTCGTTGCGATTGTTAAAGTACACGGTAAAAACGGTTATTGGGCTACCTCGGGCGGCTATGAATACAACTTACTGCTGATTGCTATTGCGGTAGGCGTGGCATTTATGGGTGCAGGAACTTATTCCGTTGACGCTTTATTCAATTAA
- a CDS encoding MarR family winged helix-turn-helix transcriptional regulator, whose translation MSEQRNDSLDLYIALSRASEWVNAHGDRDIRNHGLNRTEFGVLELLYHKGAQPIQQIGGKVLMSSGNITYVVDKLEKKEFVKRKTSTEDRRLIFAEITDKGKQFIEEVFPKHTKVIEKAVAGLTAEEKKIASQLLKKLGKFAQDGFK comes from the coding sequence ATGAGTGAACAAAGAAATGATTCATTAGATCTCTATATTGCACTTTCCAGAGCAAGTGAATGGGTCAACGCCCATGGGGACCGCGATATTCGGAATCATGGCTTGAACCGAACGGAATTCGGTGTTCTCGAGCTGCTTTATCATAAAGGCGCGCAGCCGATTCAACAGATTGGCGGCAAGGTGCTGATGAGCAGCGGGAACATTACCTATGTTGTAGATAAGCTGGAGAAGAAGGAGTTCGTAAAGCGAAAGACATCAACCGAAGACCGCAGGCTCATTTTTGCGGAAATTACGGATAAAGGGAAGCAATTTATTGAAGAGGTATTTCCCAAGCATACCAAGGTCATTGAGAAAGCGGTGGCTGGACTTACGGCAGAAGAGAAGAAGATAGCTAGTCAATTGTTGAAGAAGCTTGGTAAGTTTGCTCAGGATGGTTTCAAGTAG
- a CDS encoding MMPL family transporter has product MKQIIKWRWTIVALWLVATVVLTVFQPDVNAILGLRGQDPLPKDSPSKVATSILNKMNGVKGTSDIIVFHNPNKLSDTDMKQIESGITSMKNHQAELGFDQLLDPFSLPDAKSSLISEDQTTLMASFSLDKRGRHVDEIQQEFEAVLKDVNVDYYLSGEDFIQNDYIKASESGVAKSAALTVIFILTVLVIMFRSVVIPIVSLLAVGISYLCSMGIAAQLIDKFEFPVTSVTEMLLILILFGIGTDYNILLFNRFKEELSHGLSVDEAIIVTYKTAGKTIFYSILTVFIAFASLTFSDFGIYKSGNVVAIGTAVLLLEIMTVTPFLMKVLGNKLYWPSKGATGHKESKFWASLTAIAVKRPVITTLLILIVMIPIALSNHQKLSFDQLKELGNGHESTKGFSLVADHFSRGQALPTMVVIENDKALDNNDGLAAIDKLTDKLKSVPGVDKVSSVTQPQSKPIDNFYISTQTTTVAEGITASQKGVNQIKDGLNVMQSKLVSPDLSGTDQLVDGTGKVQDGYSQITVALGQVSKGIAQGADGAGELSAGIASLKDGMTQVDANTIKVSSGLTQLQQGYSALADGYRQIEGKLPGIQQGLTGMNGLIGGLGEKYSQLKIDADYVKLKQTGEGLEAGLAQLNGGLKELGANAAKLNGSFAEAAAGLEQINGAQAQLAAGLASLQSGSEALAKGLKQGSAGSQEIAANMAKLNDALGSVKDGQQKLSEGLSGLAGGMSQLKDGLGQSGNGLGDVSEGLGKTSQFLTQLNSSKTFFIPKEALSSADFGKSLDSFMSKDRKSTKLIVILKDDPYSSAAMDTIEGINAELASSLKGTVLEKAKFGAAGPSSTTYDTNKAQLKSFNSTAIIVIIGVFIVLLFVIRSFWPAVYIIVSLVISYYVAMTATNIVTDKIIGADGVSSFVPFFSFIIIIAVGVDYSIFLMMRYKELGELSPSKAIVQAAKHIGGVVISAMVILGGTFATLVPSGLVLLIELAVAVIVGLVVLCFILLPMLLPALLAMPEALRMKRKSAARQVSTESRTA; this is encoded by the coding sequence ATGAAACAAATTATTAAATGGCGCTGGACGATTGTCGCCTTGTGGCTGGTAGCTACCGTAGTTCTCACGGTTTTTCAACCTGATGTGAATGCCATTTTAGGGCTCAGGGGCCAGGATCCGCTGCCAAAAGACAGTCCGTCCAAGGTCGCTACCTCAATTTTGAATAAAATGAATGGGGTTAAAGGGACTAGCGATATCATCGTGTTCCACAACCCGAATAAACTGTCGGATACGGATATGAAGCAGATTGAGTCCGGTATTACGAGTATGAAAAACCATCAAGCGGAGCTTGGGTTTGATCAATTACTTGATCCGTTTTCACTGCCTGACGCGAAGTCCTCGCTTATTTCAGAGGATCAGACGACGTTAATGGCGAGCTTTAGTTTGGATAAAAGAGGACGTCATGTCGATGAAATTCAACAAGAGTTTGAGGCTGTTTTGAAAGATGTGAACGTGGATTATTACCTCTCAGGTGAGGACTTTATTCAGAACGATTACATCAAAGCATCTGAGTCAGGTGTGGCAAAAAGTGCGGCGTTAACGGTTATATTTATCTTGACGGTACTGGTCATTATGTTCCGTTCTGTAGTGATTCCGATTGTCTCGCTGCTTGCCGTGGGTATTTCCTACTTGTGCTCCATGGGGATTGCCGCGCAGCTGATTGATAAGTTCGAGTTTCCAGTGACAAGTGTCACGGAGATGCTGCTGATCTTGATTCTTTTCGGTATTGGAACCGACTATAACATCCTGCTGTTCAATCGGTTTAAAGAAGAGTTATCCCACGGTCTGTCTGTGGATGAAGCGATTATTGTGACATATAAAACGGCTGGGAAGACGATTTTTTATAGTATTTTGACCGTATTTATCGCTTTCGCGAGCTTGACGTTTTCGGATTTTGGCATTTATAAATCAGGCAATGTGGTGGCTATTGGTACCGCGGTGCTCTTGCTTGAGATTATGACGGTGACGCCTTTCCTCATGAAAGTACTGGGCAATAAGCTGTATTGGCCTTCTAAGGGTGCAACTGGGCATAAGGAAAGTAAATTTTGGGCGAGCTTGACGGCTATTGCGGTGAAAAGACCGGTGATCACAACGCTGCTTATTCTGATTGTGATGATTCCGATTGCCCTATCGAACCATCAGAAATTGTCTTTTGACCAGTTGAAAGAATTAGGAAATGGCCATGAATCCACCAAAGGATTCAGCCTTGTAGCAGATCATTTTAGCCGAGGCCAAGCGCTGCCGACCATGGTTGTGATAGAGAATGATAAAGCACTTGATAATAATGATGGATTAGCGGCAATTGATAAGCTAACGGACAAATTGAAGAGTGTTCCGGGCGTGGATAAGGTGTCCAGTGTGACGCAGCCACAATCGAAGCCGATTGATAATTTCTATATTTCGACTCAAACGACGACCGTTGCAGAAGGAATTACGGCTTCGCAGAAGGGCGTTAATCAAATAAAAGATGGTTTGAATGTGATGCAAAGTAAGCTGGTCAGTCCAGATTTGTCCGGCACCGACCAGCTAGTAGACGGAACGGGCAAAGTTCAGGATGGCTACAGCCAGATTACTGTTGCGCTTGGGCAAGTATCCAAGGGTATCGCACAGGGGGCTGATGGAGCTGGGGAGCTAAGCGCGGGCATTGCGAGCTTAAAGGATGGCATGACGCAAGTTGATGCCAACACGATTAAGGTAAGCAGCGGGCTTACGCAGCTGCAGCAGGGTTACAGTGCTTTAGCTGACGGCTATCGTCAGATTGAAGGGAAGCTTCCTGGCATTCAGCAGGGGCTGACTGGGATGAATGGACTTATTGGCGGGCTGGGTGAAAAGTACAGCCAGTTAAAGATAGATGCCGATTACGTGAAGTTAAAGCAAACGGGTGAGGGATTGGAAGCTGGACTCGCCCAGTTGAACGGCGGGCTGAAGGAGCTTGGCGCGAATGCCGCCAAGTTGAATGGCTCTTTTGCTGAAGCTGCTGCGGGCTTGGAGCAGATTAATGGTGCGCAGGCGCAGCTTGCTGCGGGATTGGCTTCTCTGCAGAGCGGCTCGGAGGCGCTCGCGAAGGGGCTGAAGCAAGGCAGCGCGGGCAGCCAAGAGATCGCCGCGAACATGGCGAAGCTGAATGACGCGCTGGGCAGCGTCAAGGACGGGCAGCAGAAGCTGAGCGAGGGCTTGTCGGGCTTGGCTGGCGGCATGAGCCAGCTGAAGGACGGCCTCGGCCAAAGCGGCAACGGACTGGGCGATGTGTCCGAGGGGCTCGGCAAAACGAGCCAGTTCCTGACACAGCTGAACAGCTCGAAGACGTTCTTCATTCCGAAAGAAGCGCTATCGAGCGCAGATTTCGGCAAATCTTTGGATAGCTTCATGTCCAAAGATCGCAAGAGTACGAAACTCATCGTCATTTTGAAGGATGATCCGTACTCGTCGGCGGCTATGGACACCATCGAGGGGATTAACGCCGAGTTAGCCTCTAGTTTGAAAGGCACAGTGCTGGAGAAAGCGAAATTCGGTGCCGCGGGACCAAGCTCCACAACCTATGATACGAATAAAGCACAGCTGAAATCGTTCAACAGCACGGCGATCATCGTGATCATTGGCGTATTTATTGTCCTGTTGTTCGTGATACGCTCCTTCTGGCCAGCGGTCTACATCATCGTGTCCCTAGTAATCTCCTACTATGTAGCTATGACCGCTACCAATATCGTTACAGATAAAATCATCGGGGCCGACGGTGTTTCCTCTTTCGTACCGTTCTTCTCCTTCATCATCATCATCGCAGTTGGTGTCGACTACAGCATCTTCCTGATGATGCGATACAAAGAGCTGGGCGAGTTATCGCCATCTAAAGCGATCGTTCAGGCCGCTAAGCACATCGGCGGCGTGGTGATCTCAGCTATGGTCATCCTCGGCGGTACCTTCGCGACGCTGGTTCCATCAGGTCTAGTTCTGCTGATTGAGCTAGCCGTAGCCGTGATCGTGGGGCTCGTTGTGCTTTGCTTTATTTTGCTGCCGATGCTGCTGCCGGCTTTGCTGGCTATGCCTGAGGCGCTGCGGATGAAACGCAAGTCAGCGGCTAGGCAAGTGTCCACGGAGAGTAGAACTGCTTGA